Genomic segment of Xanthobacter dioxanivorans:
TCCGGCGTCATGCCCAGGAGGGAGGACAGAACTCGCTTTTCGAAGCCGAGATTCACCACTCCAGACGCTCCCTGAATCACATCCTCCCTGAGCAGCCAGTTGGCGAGCCGCCCTGCGCCACTGCGCAGCTTCTGGTTTTTCACCTCCTTGATCGCGCGGCGGTAGCCACGGGCAAGCTCGGTGACAACGGCGCGCGCGAACGCCGGGTCGGTCCCAAGCGCGGCCCGCACCATTTCGGCCGGGATCATGAGCACCTGTGATTTTTCCAGCGTCCGCGCCGACTGAAGGTAGACTTGGTCGTTCAGCACGGCGGCGAGGATGAAGGTTCCAACCGGTCGGACGATGCTGATCGTGGTCTCACGTCCCTCGCTGGTCGCGAACATCTCCACGAGGCCCTCCACCACAACGTGCAGAAAATCCGCAGGATCGCGCTCATTGATGAGGACCACCCCCGGCGGAAAACGCTGGAGGAAGCCGGCACGCACGAGGTCTCCGAACGTCTCCTCCTGCGCGTCCCGAAACAGGGGCAGGTTCCGAATGGCAGCGGCGTCCTCGGGCCTCATGCGTCCCTCGATAGATTGCGAAGCAGGCCATAACAAACTGCAGCTTGATAAATGTCAATTGGCAGGAACATATATGTAAACTGTCAATAACAAATTATGTAATTGCGAGATACTCACAGCTCTAATCTCCGAATAAATCGTCGCACAACACTTCGTTACTGATATAAGTCAAATCACAAGGACGTCGCTTGAAGGAGTTTGCACGGCGCACGACGCAGCCGTGCCCTTGCAACAGGCGAGATCGAGCCATGCAACCCTCTCGAGACGTGAGCGCCGCGGACCAGCGGACTGCCCTCGCCATGAGCACCGTCGCCTTCACCGTGTGCTTCGCGGTGTGGACGATCTTCTCCATCGTCGGCATCCGCATCCGCCAGGACCTCGGGCTTTCGGACACGCAGTTCGGCCTGCTGGTGGGCACGCCCATCCTCACCGGCTCGCTCATCCGCGTGGCGCTGGGCATCTGGACCGACCTCTATGGCGGGCGCATCGTCTTCACCCTGACCATGCTCGCCGCGGCGATTGCCACCTTCCTTTTGACCTATGCCACCACCTACCCGCAATTCCTGATCGCCGCCCTCGGCGTCGGCATCGCCGGCGGCTCGTTCGCGGTGGGCGTCGCCTATGTCTCGCGCTGGTACCCGCCGCAGAAGCAGGGCACGGCGCTGGGCATCTTCGGCGCCGGCAACGTGGGCGCCGCGGTCACCAAGTTCCTCGCCCCCTTCGTCCTCGTCGCCTTCGGCTGGCAGATGGTGGCGCAGGCGTGGGCAGCGGCGCTGGTGGTGATGGCGGTGGTGTTCTTCGTCACCACCAAGGACGACCCGGTCCTCGCGGAGCGCCGCCGCCTCGGCATCCGGCCGAAGAGCGCATGGTTGGAGCTGGAGCCGCTGAAGAACGTCCAGGTGTGGCGCTTCTCGCTCTATTATTTCTTCGTCTTCGGCGCCTTTGTCGCGCTGGCGCTGTGGCTGCCCCAGTATCTGGTGAAGGTCTACGGCCTCGACATCAAGAGCGCGGGCATGATCGCCGCCTTCTTCTCGGTGCCGGCCAGTCTGTTCCGCGCCTATGGCGGCCACCTCTCCGATGTCTATGGCGCGCGGCGGGTGATGTACTGGACCTTCCTGGTCTCGGTGGCGGCCACCTTCGTCCTGTCCTATCCGCCCACCGACTATGTGGTGCAGGGCATCCACGGCCCCATGGCGTTCCACATGCAGATGGGGGTGGTGGGCTTTACCCTCACCATCTTCGTCCTCGGCTTCTTCATGGCCCTGGGCAAGGCCGCCGTCTACAAGCACATTCCCGTCTACTACCCGAACAACGTGGGCGCCGTGGGTGGCCTCGTAGGCATGATCGGCGGGCTCGGCGGCTTCGTCCTCCCGCTCATGTTCGGGGTGCTCAACGACCTGACCGGCCTGTGGACCAGCTGCTTCATGCTGCTGTTCATCCTCGCCACGGGCGCCCTCGCGTGGATGCACTTCGCCATCCGCCAGATGGAGCGGGAGGCCACGGGCCAGACGCTGGAGACGCTGCCCCAGCTGCCGGAAATGCAGGGCATGCCGGCCGCGATCGCCGCCCCGGCGCCGGTCAAGGGCGCCATCCTCAC
This window contains:
- a CDS encoding cyclic nucleotide-binding domain-containing protein, yielding MRPEDAAAIRNLPLFRDAQEETFGDLVRAGFLQRFPPGVVLINERDPADFLHVVVEGLVEMFATSEGRETTISIVRPVGTFILAAVLNDQVYLQSARTLEKSQVLMIPAEMVRAALGTDPAFARAVVTELARGYRRAIKEVKNQKLRSGAGRLANWLLREDVIQGASGVVNLGFEKRVLSSLLGMTPENLSRAFSTLRARGVAVQGAQVRLTDREGLVRFARPDLLIDSDE